The proteins below are encoded in one region of Pomacea canaliculata isolate SZHN2017 linkage group LG7, ASM307304v1, whole genome shotgun sequence:
- the LOC112568879 gene encoding uncharacterized protein LOC112568879 — translation MLYHLLLQTVKTQQSAGVSPGQPHLLLYDLADHEAVEKAVNDLSQASSEGSLYVIADEVVSDLFKTVCDKLLTQVPHLHLWAASCYYGHAPAGWRVEDLTRPLRSPPSVVREVEQDANITEYRNVQEYSERGVPDHTDGPSVRRLYHRGQGHSCRRPVDCVTCGRDVASFLHSLRVGVTENVTSTTLSVTTTSGNTSPCSPCLQWRDLLVLNGWPVSDDSGLVKALKKAGIPVRVMKDDNTEDVATARSDVVWAADGGLVRGLERKVVVCVNDVDDVFSRLHFMSRCTSQLVIVSR, via the exons atgctgtatcacctgttgctgcagacagtaaagacacaacagtcagcaggtgtatcacccggtcagcctcaccttcTGCTGTATGACCTTGCTGACCATGAAgccgtggagaaggccgtcaacgacttgtcacaggcgtcGAGCGAAGGGTccttgtacgtcatcgctgatgaagtggt GTCAGACCTCTTCAAGACTGTATGTGACAAgttgctgacacaagttcctcatctccatctttgggcggcaagttgttactaTGGACACGCACCCGCTGGCTGGCGAGTGGAagatttaaccagacccctccgctctccaccgtccgtcgtcagggaagtcgagcaggacgcaAACATCACTGAGTACCGTAATGTGCAGgagtacagtgagcgaggtgtgcccgaccacacagacggcccgtcAGTCAGACggctgtatcaccgaggtcagggtcactcatgTCGCAGGCcagttgactgtgtgacgtgcggtcgtgacgtggccagcttcctacacagtctccgtgttggtgttacag AGAATGTCACGTCAACTACCTTGAGCGTCACGACCACCAGCGGCAACACATCACCCTGTTCaccctgcctgcagtggagagaccTGCTAGTGTTGAACGGGTGGCCAGTTAGTGACGACTCGGGTTTGGTGAAAGCGCTTAAAAAAGCGGGTAttccagtgcgggtgatgaaggatgataaCACTGaagacgtggccacggcccgcagtgacgtggtgtgggcgGCTGATGGAGGTCTAGTTCGTgggctggagagaaaagtcgtcgtctgtgtcaatgatgttgatgatgttttctCTCGACTTCACTTCATGTCACGGTGTACGTCAcagcttgtgattgtctcccgcTGA
- the LOC112568877 gene encoding uncharacterized protein LOC112568877, with amino-acid sequence MAAHPSSAPQQGQRPTGGGRQSSRGGGRVSVYLHAVTDEQAELLTDTLNTSPLEEVKKSGVDVELDSNPSPVPGMKILNIRGAPSQIQAAVGLVSQKIGSKETLSDQAQTFWLQWVQAAFPDLHSRAYFLPPVYFNRVPVTRQSVAGQDVLVLQSAPGQAGQSNQVPTSSFSAAHPSISHPPRLQDSDVRDDASMQRIFVCLQKMFEENRDVVVGLTQLQFGQYLGEPCYAAAAMHLPLPSSLPSSLPQNWKRGDFDVLLIHRQYGLVVCEVKAFGDNIRVLKMSQQDVSNNIKKKLKDAASQLDKAEAMLFHLVSDIAPGLRITKVIAFPNLTGHQLQQAISSDNNLIQVFTSLVLPSTFYERFVN; translated from the exons ATGGCTGCTCATCCGTCGTCTGctccacaacag GGACAGCGCCCTACAGGAGGCGGAAGACAAAGTTCTAGAGGCGGTGGCCGGGTCAGTGTATACCTACACGCCgtgactgatgaacaggcgGAATTACTTACTGATACAT TGAACACGAGTCCCCTAGAAGAGGTCAAGAAGTCAGGCGTTGACGTAGAGTTGGACtccaacccctcacctgtaccaggtatgaaaaTTCTCAACATCCGCGGGGCTCCTTCTCAGATCCAGGCGGCAGTCGGTCTCGTCAGTCAGAAGATTGGTTcgaag GAAACATTATCAGACCAGGctcagacattctggctccagtgggtccaggccgcgttccctgatctccactctcgcgcctacttcctgcctcctgtctacttcaaccgcgtgcccgtGACTAGACAGTCggttgctggtcaggatgttctcGTCCTacagtcagcacctggacaggctggtcagtctaaCCAAGTGCCTACGAGTTCATTTTCTGCTGCTCATCCATCCATTTCTCACCCTCCTCGccttcaggacagtgatgtcagagacgATGCATCCATGCAAaggatttttgtctgtcttcagaaaatgtttgaagagaacagagatgtggtggttggactgactcagcttcagttcggacagtacctgggggaaccttgttacgctgccgcCGCTATGCACCTACCCCTACCCTCGAGCCTCCCTTCTTCTTTACCACAAAACTGGAAACGaggagactttgatgttctTCTGATTCATCGACAGTACGGACTGGTAGTCTGTGAGGTCAAGGCATTTGGTGATAATATCAGAGTTTTGAAGATGTCACAGCAGGATGTAAGtaataacattaaaaagaaactaaaagacGCCgcgtcacagctggacaaggcggaggccatgttgtttcacctggtgtctgacatcgctcccggtctgcgcatcactaaggtcatcgcctttCCCAACCTAACGGGTCATCagcttcaacaggccatctccagCGACAACAACCTCATTCAGGTTTTTACCTCCCTTGTGTTACCTTCTACCTTCTATGAACGCTTTGTCAACTGA
- the LOC112568878 gene encoding uncharacterized protein LOC112568878, with amino-acid sequence MTVNVQEKSRVDMQCLCDGRPAPSIRLTNLTNPEQPLSQSQPTDISANEQSSKVKFSIEQVPCEASGVYRCDVNNSLGQDSQSRTLLVYCAPRNADFDGSPPTVVSINSKGHFSFKLTAYPTPVVQKLIYLGTNENSDGHLAKENSISVECTGSWLAPATVICTIRVVNITHQDEGFYKVDLSNSEGEMSVIFSVKQATLDEDQPATTTKTDDKAIIAGLAVVLAVVVVVIIAFVVWMWRRGWMLPCARDGVNDRGQHQNQTNGDSSDQRLSSAISKACTSREVVAQEASLYAGLKMQDVGKRSHYEEIQRYQNAPAMSPYEVVSDTSGTEKEEYSYVN; translated from the exons ATGACTGTGAATGTTCAGGAGAAATCTCGTGTGGACATGCAGTGCCTTTGTGATGGCAGACCTGCTCCGAGCATTCGACTCACTAACTTAACAAATCCAGAACAACCTTTAAGCCAAAGTCAACCTACAGACATCTCTGCTAACGAGcagagttcaaaggtcaaatTCAGCATTGAGCAAGTTCCATGTGAAGCTTCCGGTGTCTACAGATGTGATGTCAACAACAGTCTTGGACAGGACAGTCAGAGTCGCACGTTACTTGTGTATT GTGCTCCCAGAAATGCTGATTTTGATGGAAGTCCCCCAACAGTCGTTTCAATAAATAGTAAAGgacatttcagttttaaattgaCTGCTTACCCCACACCAGTGGTCCAGAAATTAATTTATCTTGGCACTAATGAAAATTCTGATGGACATCTCGCGAAGGAAAACAGTATTTCTGTGGAATGTACTGGAAGCTGGTTGGCTCCTGCTACAGTCATCTGCACTATCAGAGTTGTGAACATAACACACCAAGATGAAGGTTTCTACAAAGTTGATTTGAGTAACAGTGAGGGAGAAATGTCTGTCATCTTCTCTGTCAAAC AAGCGACGTTAGACGAGGATcagccagcaacaacaaccaagaCAGACGACAAAGCAATAATCGCCGGGCTGGCCGTGGTGTTGGCAGTTGTCGTTGTTGTAATTATCGCTTTTGTCGTCTGGATGTGGCGACGGGGATGGATGCTACCTTGTGCTAGAG ATGGTGTCAACGATAGAGGTCAACACCAAAACCAGacgaa TGGTGACTCATCAGATCAACGCCTATCTTCGGCGATTTCAAAAGCCTGCACCTCAAGAGAAG tCGTAGCACAAGAAGCTTCGCTGTATGCCGGATTAAAAATGCAGGATGTAGGCAAGAGGTCCCACTATGAAGAGATCCAGCGATACCAGAATGCACCGGCAATGTCGCCGTACGAAG ttgtgAGTGACACATCGGgcacagagaaagaagaatacagCTACGTTAACTAA